The Clostridiales bacterium genome includes a window with the following:
- the rodA gene encoding rod shape-determining protein RodA, translating to MYFIEERTKKTIFKNFDIKLFLPVLVLAIFGMFILKSATLVRVNSGPRMVFVQGMCLVVGAIASVIISCFDYREINILVKIAYVLSCILLLVVLVLGLGDQYGSRSWIKIAGFSLQPAEFAKITFVLVVSQCLAKLKEKNVVLLKDLIPLLVYTLIPIILVVLQRDLGTTCVFLAIFFVLLFVYGLDLKYIAGIAGLGIALIPIAWFFFLNEKRKDRIRVFLNPELDPLGSGLNVLRSKMTIGSGRLFGKGLFNGIQTQNSAVPVNESDFIFSVIGEETGFIVSALVVIAFLYIILRCIYIAQKSEDTYGKFLSMGFVAMIGVHFVENVGMTIGLLPVTGIPLPFISQGGSSMLANFTAIGFLLSVYRNRKLT from the coding sequence ATGTATTTTATTGAAGAACGAACTAAAAAAACTATATTTAAAAATTTCGATATTAAATTATTTTTACCTGTTTTAGTGCTTGCTATATTTGGCATGTTTATTCTAAAAAGCGCAACCTTAGTTCGCGTAAATTCAGGTCCTAGAATGGTTTTTGTGCAAGGGATGTGTCTTGTAGTAGGCGCCATTGCTTCAGTTATTATTAGTTGTTTTGACTATCGTGAAATAAATATCTTAGTAAAAATTGCTTACGTTTTAAGTTGCATATTGCTATTAGTCGTCTTAGTTCTTGGTCTGGGTGATCAATATGGCAGTAGAAGCTGGATTAAAATAGCTGGTTTTAGTCTACAACCTGCGGAGTTTGCTAAAATAACTTTCGTTCTGGTTGTGTCTCAATGTCTTGCCAAGCTAAAAGAAAAAAATGTAGTACTACTAAAAGACTTAATACCTCTTCTAGTATACACTTTAATCCCCATAATCCTAGTTGTACTACAAAGAGATCTTGGGACCACATGTGTTTTTTTAGCTATATTTTTTGTATTGTTGTTTGTTTATGGATTAGATTTAAAGTATATTGCAGGAATAGCTGGATTGGGTATTGCACTCATTCCAATTGCATGGTTTTTCTTTTTGAACGAAAAACGTAAAGACAGAATTCGTGTATTTCTAAATCCTGAATTAGATCCGTTGGGCTCAGGGCTTAATGTTTTGCGTTCTAAAATGACTATCGGTTCAGGGCGACTATTCGGTAAGGGACTATTTAACGGTATCCAAACCCAAAACTCGGCTGTACCCGTAAATGAATCTGACTTCATTTTCTCGGTTATTGGTGAAGAAACTGGATTTATTGTAAGCGCGTTAGTCGTAATTGCATTTTTGTACATAATACTTCGTTGTATATACATCGCTCAAAAATCAGAGGATACTTATGGTAAATTTTTATCTATGGGATTTGTGGCTATGATAGGCGTTCACTTCGTCGAAAATGTTGGAATGACGATTGGGTTACTTCCTGTTACTGGTATTCCACTACCTTTCATTAGTCAGGGAGGATCATCCATGTTAGCTAATTTTACAGCAATTGGTTTTTTGCTTAGCGTATATCGAAATAGAAAACTAACTTGA
- a CDS encoding ATP-dependent RecD-like DNA helicase, which yields MIETEGTVLVIIFTNETNGYTILKIWEKNTGDETVLVGYIPFINVGDTIKVWGNWVPHAKFGMQFKVERYEKSLPQSQDAIKFFLSSGMIKGVGVTLADRIVDTFKEDTLDIIMNCPDELSKVKGVTKKKAQEISNKVNENLDLRKVTAFLSENNIPTAYLTVIYKEFKENTIEKIKENPYILTKEPISINFKIADRIASKLGIDMYIEERNKSAVGYILNSAKEHGHEYLPIDQLRESAKKLLAVNDDELDNILSNAAMDSSIVFEKNDAEVRVYLESNFYAQNYVAAKLYQMSQMEYIDDEKSTQKSIHEFEKEEAITLDDAQKKAIKLAVQKGVFVLTGGPGTGKTTIIKSILYILGKEDQKVLLAAPTGRAAKRMTEITGIEAKTIHRLLEMDVLSMDGDRKFTRNEKNPLDTDVLIVDEASMIDLLLMKDLLKAVSKNTRLILVGDINQLPPIGVGSVLKDIIKSETIDVVCLTEIFRQAKESLIISNAHKINKGEMPDLDVRNKDFFFIEKNNTEDALKTIVGLCKTRLQKTYGYDPMKHIQVITPMRRGALGCVNLNKVLQEALNQDNKNSKDNNTYTLKVGDKVMQVRNNYNIEWNMINDEDEYGEGVFNGDIGVIDEIDARDQNITVVFEEEKIAQYEFDILDELELAYAITAHKSQGSEFEVVIIPLVEAPTILLTRNLLYTAVTRAKEMVIIVGAKDTVKKMVNNAKENKKYSALAEKIRAQGS from the coding sequence ATGATAGAAACAGAAGGAACCGTGTTAGTGATAATATTTACAAATGAGACTAATGGATATACAATATTAAAAATTTGGGAGAAGAATACAGGGGACGAGACTGTACTGGTTGGATATATTCCATTTATCAATGTTGGAGATACAATAAAGGTGTGGGGAAATTGGGTGCCACATGCCAAGTTTGGAATGCAATTTAAAGTAGAAAGATATGAAAAGAGTTTACCACAGTCACAAGATGCGATAAAATTTTTTTTGTCATCAGGTATGATAAAGGGAGTAGGTGTTACATTAGCAGATAGAATAGTGGACACCTTTAAAGAAGATACATTGGATATAATAATGAATTGCCCAGATGAGTTGTCAAAAGTCAAAGGAGTAACCAAAAAGAAGGCGCAGGAGATATCTAATAAAGTAAATGAAAACCTAGATTTAAGAAAAGTAACAGCGTTTCTTAGTGAGAATAATATACCCACAGCATATTTAACAGTTATATACAAAGAATTTAAAGAAAACACCATAGAAAAGATAAAAGAAAATCCATATATTTTAACAAAAGAACCCATATCTATAAATTTTAAGATTGCGGATAGAATAGCAAGTAAGCTTGGAATTGACATGTATATAGAGGAAAGAAATAAAAGCGCAGTAGGGTATATATTAAATAGTGCAAAGGAACACGGACATGAGTACTTACCTATTGATCAATTGAGAGAAAGTGCAAAGAAACTTTTAGCAGTAAATGATGATGAGTTGGATAATATTTTATCTAATGCAGCTATGGATAGCAGTATAGTGTTTGAAAAAAATGATGCTGAGGTTAGAGTATATTTGGAAAGTAATTTCTATGCGCAAAACTATGTTGCAGCTAAGTTGTATCAAATGTCGCAAATGGAATACATAGATGATGAGAAGAGTACCCAAAAAAGCATACATGAGTTTGAAAAAGAAGAGGCTATAACACTAGATGATGCACAAAAAAAAGCAATAAAACTAGCTGTTCAAAAAGGAGTATTTGTGTTAACGGGTGGCCCAGGTACGGGAAAAACTACAATAATAAAATCAATATTATATATTTTAGGCAAAGAGGATCAAAAGGTGTTATTGGCAGCACCAACAGGTAGAGCAGCAAAAAGAATGACAGAAATAACAGGAATAGAAGCAAAAACAATACACAGGCTTTTGGAAATGGATGTACTTAGTATGGACGGAGATAGAAAATTTACACGGAATGAAAAAAATCCACTTGATACAGATGTGTTAATAGTGGATGAAGCTTCTATGATAGATTTGCTTTTGATGAAGGATCTACTAAAGGCAGTGTCTAAAAATACTAGATTGATACTAGTAGGTGATATAAATCAGTTGCCTCCAATAGGTGTAGGAAGTGTTTTGAAGGATATTATAAAGAGTGAGACAATAGATGTGGTATGTTTAACAGAAATTTTTAGACAAGCCAAAGAAAGCTTAATAATATCTAATGCACACAAGATAAATAAAGGAGAGATGCCTGATTTGGATGTTAGGAATAAAGATTTCTTTTTTATTGAGAAAAACAATACTGAGGATGCGTTAAAAACCATTGTTGGTTTGTGTAAGACGAGATTACAAAAAACATATGGATATGATCCAATGAAACATATTCAAGTGATAACGCCTATGAGAAGAGGTGCATTGGGTTGCGTCAATTTAAATAAAGTATTGCAAGAAGCATTAAATCAAGATAATAAAAATTCCAAGGACAATAATACCTACACATTGAAGGTGGGTGATAAAGTTATGCAAGTGCGTAATAACTATAATATAGAATGGAATATGATAAATGATGAAGACGAATATGGAGAAGGCGTATTTAACGGAGATATTGGGGTTATCGATGAGATAGATGCAAGGGATCAAAATATTACAGTTGTTTTTGAAGAGGAAAAAATAGCTCAATATGAGTTTGATATATTAGATGAGTTGGAACTTGCATATGCAATTACAGCACATAAAAGTCAGGGTAGCGAATTTGAGGTTGTTATAATACCATTGGTAGAAGCACCAACAATACTACTTACAAGGAATTTGTTGTATACAGCAGTAACCAGAGCAAAGGAAATGGTTATTATAGTAGGGGCAAAAGATACAGTAAAAAAAATGGTTAATAATGCAAAAGAAAATAAAAAATATTCCGCATTGGCGGAGAAAATACGTGCACAAGGATCATAA
- the infC gene encoding translation initiation factor IF-3, producing MTNEEIRDKEVRLIDSDGSMLGIYPVAEAQNMAIAKNLDLVKIAPQAEPPVCKIMDYGKYIFEVSKREKEARKNQKVMSVKEVRLSPSIESHDFQFKLKNAIRFLKSGCKVKVTLKFRGREMSYTALGEEILSKFADGVSEVGILDKAPKLEGKNMIMFINPR from the coding sequence ATGACTAATGAGGAAATAAGAGATAAAGAGGTTAGGCTTATTGATAGTGACGGATCTATGCTTGGAATATATCCCGTGGCAGAAGCCCAAAATATGGCGATAGCTAAGAATCTTGATCTTGTGAAGATAGCTCCTCAAGCCGAGCCACCAGTATGCAAAATTATGGATTATGGCAAATATATTTTTGAGGTTAGTAAGAGAGAGAAGGAAGCAAGAAAAAACCAGAAAGTTATGAGTGTGAAGGAAGTAAGATTATCGCCGTCCATAGAGAGTCATGATTTTCAGTTCAAGCTAAAGAATGCTATTAGGTTTTTAAAAAGTGGATGTAAGGTCAAGGTTACTCTAAAGTTTAGAGGAAGAGAGATGAGTTATACAGCCTTGGGTGAAGAGATACTTTCAAAGTTTGCAGATGGTGTTTCTGAAGTTGGAATATTAGATAAGGCACCAAAGCTAGAGGGAAAGAATATGATAATGTTTATAAATCCGAGGTAG
- the rpmI gene encoding 50S ribosomal protein L35: MPKFKTKSSWKKRVRFTATGKIKRGKAYRSHLLNSKTTKRKRQLRKSALAHVSNAITIKAMIPYKRKGRR; this comes from the coding sequence ATGCCTAAATTTAAGACAAAAAGTTCTTGGAAGAAAAGAGTTAGGTTTACAGCTACAGGAAAGATAAAAAGAGGAAAAGCATATAGAAGTCATTTGCTTAACTCTAAAACTACAAAGAGAAAAAGACAATTGAGGAAGTCGGCTTTAGCACATGTGTCAAATGCAATTACAATTAAAGCTATGATTCCTTACAAGAGGAAGGGGAGAAGGTAA
- the rplT gene encoding 50S ribosomal protein L20 — translation MARIKGAVKTRARRKKILKLAKGYFGAKSKLFRTAKQAVMKSLVYAYRDRRTKKRNFRKLWIARINAASRINGLSYSRFMSGLKKSGIVLNRKVLADMAVKDAKGFSQLAEKAKAALAQ, via the coding sequence ATGGCTAGGATTAAAGGTGCAGTAAAAACTAGAGCAAGAAGAAAGAAAATATTAAAGCTTGCTAAAGGATATTTTGGAGCAAAGAGCAAGTTGTTTAGAACAGCAAAACAGGCGGTTATGAAATCACTTGTTTATGCATATAGAGATAGGAGAACTAAAAAGAGAAATTTCAGAAAGTTATGGATTGCTAGAATAAACGCGGCATCGAGAATAAATGGATTATCATATAGCAGATTTATGAGTGGATTAAAAAAATCTGGGATTGTTTTGAACAGAAAAGTATTAGCGGATATGGCAGTAAAAGATGCGAAGGGCTTTTCACAATTGGCAGAGAAGGCTAAAGCTGCGTTGGCACAATAA
- the rlmB gene encoding 23S rRNA (guanosine(2251)-2'-O)-methyltransferase RlmB yields the protein MIRDIPVSIQKEIRLLHRKKGRDDKQKFFVEGTRIVKEAIKENVEIDYVVITDLIEKTHLLVKLLEDRGVDIYVSTDKVMKELSDTDTPQGIIAVIPYLKNVDNPYDDVVLVLDSIQDPGNMGTILRTADAAGVSRVIMSKGSVDVYNPKVLRSTMGSIFRVPIERHSDLESTILELKREGYITLAMHLKGQKNYYDVNLRNKVVIVVGNEANGMKDNIANVCDELVKIPMRGRIESLNASVSASIMMYEVLRQKMKSI from the coding sequence ATGATAAGAGATATACCAGTTAGCATACAAAAAGAAATACGGTTATTGCATAGAAAAAAAGGCCGTGATGACAAACAAAAATTTTTCGTAGAAGGAACGCGTATTGTAAAAGAGGCTATAAAGGAAAACGTAGAAATAGATTATGTTGTTATAACTGATTTGATTGAAAAGACTCATTTGTTGGTAAAGTTGTTAGAAGATAGAGGTGTAGATATATACGTATCAACGGATAAGGTTATGAAGGAGTTATCTGATACTGATACGCCGCAGGGAATTATAGCGGTTATACCATATTTAAAAAATGTTGATAATCCATATGATGATGTGGTTTTAGTATTAGATTCGATACAGGATCCAGGGAATATGGGGACTATATTAAGAACAGCTGATGCAGCTGGTGTAAGTAGAGTAATAATGTCCAAAGGTTCTGTAGACGTATATAATCCAAAAGTGCTAAGATCTACTATGGGATCTATATTTAGAGTACCAATAGAAAGACATAGTGATTTAGAGAGTACCATCTTAGAACTAAAAAGAGAAGGGTATATCACGTTAGCTATGCATTTGAAAGGTCAAAAGAATTATTATGATGTTAATTTGAGAAATAAAGTGGTAATAGTAGTTGGAAATGAAGCTAATGGTATGAAAGATAATATTGCAAACGTTTGTGATGAGTTAGTCAAAATACCGATGAGAGGGAGAATAGAGTCTTTGAATGCGTCAGTATCAGCAAGTATTATGATGTATGAAGTTTTAAGGCAAAAGATGAAATCAATATAG
- a CDS encoding DNA alkylation repair protein, with amino-acid sequence MKNQIEQKLFSLQDEEYRNFQSKLIPTVEAKSVIGVRTPDLRKFAKVLVKKDNINFFLDDLPHKYFEENQLHAFIISETQNYLLCINRLDIFFPFVDNWATCDQMLPKVFKKNKKDLIVHIKRWIESDYTYAVRFAIGALKNHFLDDDFNLEYPLMVAKVKSDEYYVNMMIAWYFATALAKQYDQVISFIVNRKLPKWTHNKAIQKAIESNRIKKEQKEYLKGQKI; translated from the coding sequence ATAAAGAATCAGATTGAACAAAAACTTTTTTCATTACAAGATGAAGAGTATCGCAATTTCCAAAGTAAATTAATACCGACAGTTGAGGCAAAAAGTGTTATTGGAGTAAGGACACCAGATTTGCGTAAATTTGCGAAAGTTTTGGTTAAGAAAGATAATATAAATTTTTTCCTAGATGATTTGCCTCATAAATATTTTGAGGAAAATCAGTTACATGCGTTTATTATTTCTGAGACACAGAATTATTTACTATGTATAAACAGATTGGATATTTTCTTTCCATTTGTAGATAATTGGGCTACATGTGATCAGATGTTACCTAAAGTTTTCAAAAAGAATAAAAAAGATTTGATAGTTCATATAAAAAGGTGGATTGAGTCTGATTATACATATGCAGTACGATTTGCAATTGGTGCTCTTAAGAATCATTTTTTAGATGATGATTTCAACTTAGAGTATCCATTAATGGTGGCAAAAGTAAAAAGTGACGAGTATTATGTAAATATGATGATTGCGTGGTATTTTGCAACTGCTCTTGCAAAACAGTATGACCAGGTTATCTCTTTTATCGTAAATAGGAAGCTTCCTAAGTGGACACACAACAAGGCAATTCAAAAAGCAATAGAAAGTAATAGAATAAAAAAAGAACAAAAGGAATATTTAAAGGGCCAGAAAATTTAA
- the aroF gene encoding 3-deoxy-7-phosphoheptulonate synthase, protein MEMLLCSGLTFRKEVFMNTVSVGNVLFGSDNLLVIAGPCAIESYESYLDIALGVKKSGACMLRGGAFKPRSSVDSFQGLGEEGLRIISSISKEIGLPVVTEVMDTRDVQLVSKYADMLQIGARNMQNFNLLKEVGICKKPVLLKRGFCSTVEEWLLAAQYITSSGNPNVVLCERGIRTFETSTRNTLDISSVAVIHELSSFPIVVDPSHATGKWQYVSSMSMASVACKCDGLMIEVHNDPINALCDGKQSLKLDTFDSLMNDLTKLHNVIKNIA, encoded by the coding sequence ATGGAGATGTTACTTTGTTCAGGTTTAACGTTTAGAAAGGAAGTTTTTATGAATACTGTAAGTGTTGGTAATGTTTTATTCGGTAGTGATAATTTATTAGTTATTGCAGGACCTTGTGCTATTGAGTCGTATGAGTCTTATCTTGACATTGCACTCGGTGTAAAAAAATCTGGCGCTTGTATGTTACGTGGTGGTGCATTCAAGCCTAGATCTTCTGTTGATTCTTTTCAAGGCCTTGGAGAAGAAGGACTTCGAATTATATCCAGCATAAGTAAAGAAATTGGGCTTCCTGTAGTAACAGAAGTTATGGATACTCGTGATGTTCAATTAGTTAGCAAATATGCAGATATGCTACAGATAGGAGCTCGAAATATGCAAAACTTTAATCTTTTAAAAGAAGTTGGTATATGCAAAAAACCTGTTTTACTAAAACGAGGTTTTTGCTCTACTGTAGAAGAATGGCTTCTTGCCGCACAATACATAACATCATCTGGAAATCCTAATGTAGTTCTATGTGAACGCGGTATCAGAACTTTTGAAACATCCACTAGAAATACTTTGGACATAAGTAGTGTAGCTGTTATTCATGAGCTATCATCTTTTCCTATTGTAGTTGACCCAAGCCATGCAACAGGAAAATGGCAATATGTTTCTAGCATGTCTATGGCTTCTGTTGCCTGTAAATGTGATGGACTAATGATTGAAGTACATAATGATCCTATAAATGCCCTATGTGACGGTAAACAATCACTTAAATTAGACACATTTGATTCGCTTATGAATGACTTAACAAAACTTCATAACGTAATTAAAAACATTGCTTGA
- the ychF gene encoding redox-regulated ATPase YchF — MKLGIVGLPNVGKSTLFNAITKAGAECANYPFCTIEPNVGIVTVPDNRLDMLAKIYNPKKVVPTTIEFVDIAGLVKGASNGEGLGNKFLSHIREVDAIVHVVRCFEDTNIVHVDGNIGPVRDIETINLELVFSDLEIVDKRIDKTRKLLKTGDKKYSIELAILEKIKSNLEKGVLVRNMDLDDDEKHLVNQMFLITSKPVIYVANVSEDDMNGSPNHFVVELNEFAKSDNAEVVVICAKIEEEIATLDDSEREEFLQELGLSVSGLDKLITSSYRLLGLISFLTAGPDEVRAWTIVKGSKAPQAAGKIHTDFERGFIRAEIVSYDNLIKCGSVNAAREKGLVQSEGKDYVMKDGDVTLFRFNV, encoded by the coding sequence ATGAAACTAGGAATAGTCGGCCTACCTAACGTAGGCAAAAGTACGTTATTTAATGCTATAACAAAAGCTGGTGCTGAATGTGCAAATTATCCGTTCTGCACAATAGAACCTAATGTTGGAATTGTTACTGTACCTGACAATCGGTTAGATATGCTTGCTAAAATATATAATCCCAAAAAAGTTGTACCTACAACAATAGAGTTTGTTGATATTGCTGGATTGGTTAAAGGTGCAAGCAATGGAGAAGGTCTTGGAAACAAATTTTTATCACATATAAGAGAAGTAGACGCTATTGTTCATGTCGTTCGATGCTTCGAAGATACAAATATCGTTCACGTCGATGGTAATATAGGCCCTGTTCGCGATATTGAAACTATTAACTTAGAACTTGTCTTCTCTGACTTAGAAATTGTTGATAAGCGAATTGATAAAACTCGAAAATTACTTAAAACTGGAGACAAAAAGTATTCCATAGAACTTGCCATCCTTGAAAAAATAAAGTCTAACCTTGAAAAAGGTGTGCTTGTTCGAAATATGGATCTTGACGATGATGAAAAGCATTTGGTTAATCAAATGTTTTTGATAACGTCTAAACCTGTTATATACGTAGCTAATGTATCAGAGGATGATATGAATGGATCTCCTAATCATTTTGTTGTAGAACTCAATGAATTTGCCAAATCTGACAATGCAGAAGTTGTTGTTATATGCGCAAAAATTGAAGAGGAAATTGCTACATTGGATGATTCTGAAAGAGAAGAATTCTTACAAGAACTTGGTTTATCGGTTTCAGGCTTGGATAAATTAATTACTTCTAGCTACAGGCTATTAGGACTAATTAGCTTTTTAACTGCAGGTCCTGACGAAGTACGAGCATGGACCATTGTAAAAGGCTCAAAGGCACCACAAGCTGCCGGAAAGATTCACACAGATTTTGAGCGGGGATTCATTCGTGCAGAGATTGTGTCTTATGATAATTTGATCAAATGCGGTTCAGTCAATGCCGCTCGTGAGAAAGGTCTTGTTCAGTCTGAAGGCAAAGATTATGTAATGAAAGATGGAGATGTTACTTTGTTCAGGTTTAACGTTTAG